Proteins co-encoded in one Neosynechococcus sphagnicola sy1 genomic window:
- a CDS encoding GGDEF domain-containing protein, with protein MKSKDANKKVSVKKASLDHVLRKNEKIKETVKKAASELTSVNKVLKQEEIPVQVIKQAVTQNEDVEHRIAKAATDLKLVNAKLSKELADRIVIEAELADTKTDLAEVRDDLSKSQIKEEEAQKLALQDALTGLPNRVLFEQGLDHSLIQAKRRGWGLAVLFIDIDKFKNINDSYGHDAGDQVLLMVANRLQSSVRNEDMVSRWGGDEFVCLLLEVKQEADVTRLAEKMIDWLAEPYEFNGIVFSIKASIGIAIYPTDGETANILFKNADTAMYKAKRTENRVVIFRESNEQKPG; from the coding sequence ATGAAATCAAAAGATGCGAACAAAAAGGTATCCGTTAAGAAAGCCTCACTTGACCATGTGCTTAGGAAAAATGAGAAAATTAAAGAAACTGTCAAAAAAGCTGCGAGTGAACTTACATCAGTAAATAAAGTTCTTAAGCAAGAAGAAATACCTGTTCAGGTTATTAAACAGGCCGTCACTCAAAATGAAGACGTTGAACATAGGATTGCGAAAGCAGCAACCGATTTGAAACTAGTTAACGCCAAACTTTCCAAAGAATTGGCTGATCGAATAGTTATCGAAGCTGAACTTGCTGATACGAAGACTGACTTGGCCGAAGTGCGCGATGATTTATCAAAATCCCAAATCAAAGAAGAAGAAGCACAGAAACTTGCACTTCAAGATGCCCTCACTGGCCTTCCAAACCGTGTGTTATTTGAACAGGGTCTCGACCACAGCTTGATTCAAGCAAAAAGACGCGGATGGGGACTCGCTGTCCTATTTATTGATATCGATAAATTCAAGAATATTAACGACTCCTATGGTCATGATGCGGGAGACCAGGTGCTGTTGATGGTGGCAAACCGTTTACAATCTTCTGTACGCAATGAAGATATGGTCAGCCGGTGGGGAGGTGACGAGTTTGTTTGCCTATTGTTAGAAGTCAAGCAAGAAGCTGACGTGACTCGCCTAGCAGAGAAAATGATAGATTGGCTTGCTGAACCCTACGAGTTTAATGGAATAGTTTTTTCTATAAAAGCAAGTATTGGTATTGCAATATATCCTACAGATGGAGAAACGGCAAACATTCTTTTCAAAAATGCTGATACAGCAATGTATAAAGCAAAGAGAACAGAAAACCGAGTTGTAATATTTCGAGAATCTAATGAGCAAAAACCGGGCTAA